AGCGAGCGCAATCGCGCTGTGCTGCTGGCTGCTCACATGGCCGATCTGGGTCGGCTTCCTGTCTCACGCATACCGGCATCTGAGCGGGCCCGCGTGAGACGAAGTCGTCCTACTCGGTGCGGATGGGCGAGTCCTTCAACCCGTTATTGTCGTAGGCCTTGCGCAACACGCCGTTCGTCCGCGCATCCGTCATGAATTTCGTGACGAAGGCGAGCGATTGCGGATGGTTGAGCGGCACGGCAACGGCCGTGACCGTCTTCTTGAAGGTCTCGTCCAGCACCCTGGTGCCCGGAATTTTCTTCGCCATCGCATTGAGCTGGTCGCGCGACAGCGCGAACGCGTCGATCTCGCCGTTCTTCAGGAGGCTGAAGATCTCGTCATAGGTCTGGTAGCCCGTGACAACAGCGTTTTTCAGATGCGCCTGCGCGCCGCGCATGGTCGTGGTGTTGTTGACCGCGGCAACCTTGACGCCCGCCTGATCGAGCGCTGCGAAATTCGTGATCGGCGAGCCTGCCTTGATGATGTAGGTGGCGTCCGCCACCTCATAGATCGGCCCGAACGACATCTTGGTCTCGCGCTCTGGATCCTTCGGCAGGAAAGTGACATCCCAGCTTCCCTTGCCGGCGGCATCGGTGATCTGTCCGGAATTCTGGTGTACCACATACTCCACGGGCACGCCGAGCTGGGCCGCCATCTCCTTGCCGAGCTCGACGGGCACCCCGGCATAGCCGCCGCTGTCCGTTTTGGTGGACCAGAATGCGCCGCCGGCCGGGCTGATCGCAATCGCGACGCGCAGCTTGCCGGTCGGCGCGATCTCCTCCTTCAGGCTGTCGGCAGACGCAGGCACAGCCGTCATGATCGCGGCCGCCAGGACAAGGCCGGCGAGCCGCGGCACGGAGACATCGAACATCTGGAATTCCTCTTGATTTCCTTCCCCATCGGGTTCGCTTCGCGCTCCCATTGCGAACTCTCATCCGCATATTGCGCGATCGAGCGTGGCGTGGAAACCAAAATCGGACGGCGCGGCGACTATTTTGCCGCTCCGGTCATTGCTGAAACTGCCGGATTCGCGGCTTGGCGCCCCAATGACAAAAACCCTTCGGTTCGAAGGGAAACTGCCGTTCGCGATACAGCAATTCATCGGCGATCGATTTCACGCCGGACGAGTATTCGAAGACCATCCCGTCGGGGCCTTCGAAATAGAGAAAGCGGGCGGATGAGGACGGATGTCGACCCGGTCCGAAAACCATTGGCACGCCCCGCTCCGCCAGGAAGCGGTACGAGCGCATCACGTCGTCGCCCGTTTCGACCTGGTGGTTGACGTGCTGAATGCCCGGCCTGTCCGACGGGAACAGGGCGATGGCATGGTGCACCTCGTCGATTCGCAACAGCGGCGCGTCGCCGATACGATCGGAAACGCGCGCATTGCAAACCGTGGTCCAGAACCTTTCGTCACGGACGACATCGGAGGAGCAAAGACCGACGTGACTGAAGCCGGTTATTCCGGCGTCGCGGCTGCCGTGATAGCGCCTGCCCGAATGCGCCGGCCGCCACACCAGTTCGATGGCGTTTCCGCTCGGGTCTTTGAATGCGATGAAGCGCCTGACATGGCGCGCATCGGCCTCACCCGCCGTTCCCAGCCGCACCGCATGCCCGAGCCGGTCGAGCTCGGCGGCCGCGGCATCGAGATCGCCGGCGTCGCCGATCTCGAAACCGACGGACTGATCGGCGGGATCGCCGTCGACATAGCACAGCGTGTGCTCGCGCGCGTCGGACTTGAAGTGCGCAAAACCCCGGCCATGGGTAGATATCTCGAGACCGAGAAAATCGGTTGCAAACGTCGTCGCAGCGTCGAGGTCGCGCGTGCCGAGCCTGACATAACTTACATCCAAAAGGCGGATCATGCTGCGGCTTCCCTCTTCAGCGGAATTCAGGAACTTCGCTTTCGCTGCCCCACGCGCAGAACGACGACTGCCGGCGCGGAAACTGGCGGGGCCGGTGGGCTTTCTCGTCGGCAATCTCGTCGCCTTCGGTCACGAAGGAAAACAGTGTCTCCTCGGGCCCCGCGAAGGTGACGAAGATTTGGTTCGAGGTCGGCCGGCGGCCCGGACCATGAACGATCCGCACCTGCGACGATTGCAAAAAATAGCTGTTCTGCATCAACAGGTCGACATTCTCGACGGCGAATTCGACGGCGAGGATGCCCCGCGCATTCGAAGGGTAATAGGCGAGCCGGTGATGGGCGTTGTCGAACCGCAGGAAGGCCGCGTCCCCTACCCAGTCGCTGACGCGCCCGTTGAACAGGGTGGTCCAGAACGTCTCGCATGAAGGGACGTCGCTCGCGCCGAGCGCCACGCCCGACAACCCGACGATGCCGGCATCGCGCGCCGGAAAATAGCGCCAACCCGAATGCAGCGGTCGGAGGACGAGCTCGATGGCATTTCCGCCGGGATCGCGGAAACCGGCGAAAGCGCGCACCTTGCGCGCGGCGCATTCTTCGCTCGCTCCGATCGTAACGTCGATCTCGCGCCGCGCCAGCTCGGCAAGCGCGGATTCCCATTGCGCCTCGCCGTGAATTTCCAGCCCGACGCAGCGTTCAGAGGGGTCACCAGGAAAAAACGCCAGCGTGTGATCGCGAAAATCCGACCTGAAATAGACGGCTTGGTCGGACCGATCGACCTGTTGCAGGCCGAGTATCCGCGCCGCGAAATCGATCGATGCCTCCATGTCTCGCGTTCCAAGGCGCACATAGCGAAGCTGATCGATCGGGATCATAACCATGCATCCGAATTCGCGGCATTCTCTGCGCGGAGCCTCACCATCCCGAGCCTCCACGCAGAGAAATCACCGGTCAGTTGTTGGCAAGCTTGGTCGGGTCGCTGACCGCCTCGAAGGTCGCAAACTCGACGCTGTAAAGGGCTCCGTCGACCTTCTCGACGCGGCGTATGTAGATGTCGTGCACGACGTCACGGGTCCTCGCATCGATCGACATCGGCCCTCGCGGGCTCTCCCATGCCATGCCCTTCATCGCCTCCACCAGCGCGGTGCCGTCCGTTCTGCCCTGCGTCTTTCCGAGCGCGTTGTAGATCAGATGCATGCCGTCATAGGCGCTGACGCTGATGAAATTGGGCCGGACGCCTGAATTCGCCTTCTTGAATGCGGCAACATAGTCGCGGTTCATCTGCGATGGATGATAGGCGGAGTAGAAGCCGGCCGTCACCGTGCCCGCCATCGCATCGCTCATGCCGGGCAGATCCTCGTCGTCAGCGATATCGCCGGGGCCGATCAGCCTGATGCCGGATTTGTCCAGCCCCCGCTCCACGAACTGCTTCGCCAGGATCGCCGCCTGGCTCGCAGGAACGAAGACAAAGAGCGTATCAGGGTTGCCGTCGCGCGCGCGTTGCAGGAACGGCGCGAAATCAGGATTGGCCAGCGGCACCTTGAGCGTCTCGACAATGGTGCCGCCGGCTTTCGTGAATGTATTGGCGAACACGCCTGACGCTTCGTGCCCCGGCGCCCAGTCGGAAGAAATGATCGTCACCCGCTTCGCGCCGTTTTGCGCCGCCCAGTTGGCCAGCACGCTCGCCTGTTGCGCGTGGGTCCAACTGGTGCGCACGAAATACGGCGATCGCTCGGTGACGATCGACGTGCCCGATACCATGACCACCGTTGCGGTCTTGCTTTCGGTCACCAGCGGCGCCATCGCCAGCACGCTTGGGGTGAGGCCTGCCCCGAGAACCGCGACCTTGTCGGTGACGATCATCTCCTGCGCGATGCGCTTGGCGTTGTCCGGGACGCTGGCGTCGTCTCTGACGATAAGCTCGACCTTCCGCCCCGCGACGGTATCGCCATGCTGGGCCATATAGAGCCTGGCCCCGGCAACGGCCTGTTTGCCAACTGGCCCCAGCACGCCGGTGAGCGGCATGACCAGACCAATCCTGATGCTTTCTTGCGCCGCAGCTTGCCCGCAATAGAACGCACCCAATCCGGCGATGGCAAAAATCGCAAATAAATTGAAGGATTTCCGGGGCATGACGTTCTGCCTCCAACAGTATCGACTATTAAAACACCGAGCTTAGCCCTATTTTCGCGTTCGCGGCAGCCGCAAGATTGCGTCGCGCAAAGTCAAGAGTGAATAGCTCATGTTTGACTGGAACGATCTTCGGCATTTTCTCGCGGTCGCCCGCCACGGCAGCACCCTCGCAGCTGCGAAGTCTCTCCACGTCAGCCAGTCGACCGTGCATCGCAGGCTGGTGGAGCTGGAACGGCGCATCGGACGCCCCGTGATGATCCGGCATGCGACCGGCTATCGCCTCACCGAATTTGGCGTTGAATTGCGACCCTTGGCCGAGCAGGTCGAACAGGCCGTTGCATCGTTCGAACGCCATCTGATCGCCGCCAATGATACCCCCGCCGGTTCGATCCGGGTGACCTGCCCGGAATCGATCGGCTATCGGCTGATCCGGTCAACACTGATCGAGCAATTTCATAGTCGCTACCCGGGCCTGCGCGTCGAACTTGTGATGAGCGACCATTTTCTCGACCTCGCCAAAGGCGAGGCCGACATCGCGATACGCGCGGGCGTCACGAACGAAGTAGCGCTCGTGGGCCGCAAGATCGCCGACGTGCCCTGGGCGCTGTACGGCAGCCGCGCCTATCTCGAACGCCACGGCCGCATTGAGCGTGTGGAGGACGTCGCGCATCATGCGCTGATCGAGTTCGACGGCGACATCAAGGATCATCACGCGGCCAAATGGCTGCGATCGATCGCTCCTTCCGCCAGGGTCGTGGCCCGCAGCAACACCGTGCCGGGTCTGCTGATGAGCGTAAAATCCGGCGCAGGGCTTGCGCCATTGCCGATGCCTTTGGCGGCCAAAGAGGAGGATCTTGAGTGCATGCTCGGACCCCTGCCCGGACTCTATTCGCCGATCTACCTGCTTACCCATCCGGAGCTCCGTCAGATGCCGCGCATCCGGAGCTTTTTTGACTTCATTGGTGCCGAAATCGATCAAGTCCGTGCCGTGCTCATCAACGGCAAATAGCAAATAAAAGGCAAGGCGCGCGTTCGAGCCGTTCCGAACGCCATCATCGCCACACGCCGCGGACGAGCTGCCAGTTTTCCGTTCCAGCTCGGGCCGATTATGCTATTCAACCGGAGAGCAGCCAGCGCTCGCAAAGAGGGGGCACAGCGATGAAGCCTGCGCGTCTACCCTGTCGCACGCAGCACGCCGCCAGGCGTGCCTGGCCGATCGGCCGGACGAGCATCGTCATGCTCGCGACCACCCTGCTTGGAGCGTGCGAGCAAAACAGCTTCGTGCCGCCGCCGCCGCCGAAGGTCGACGTCGCAACACCGCTCCAGCGTGCAGTAACGCGCTACCTCGACGCCACCGGCAACACCGCGCCGATCAGGAGCGTCGATCTGGTGGCGCGGGTACAGGGCTTCCTGCAGTCGATCGATTACCAGGACGGCTCCTTCGTCAAGGAAGGCACGACCCTGTTCACGATCGAGCCCGAGACCTACAAGCTGAAGCTCGATCAGGCCCAGGCTGCGGAAGCCGGCGCCCAGGCATCGCTGAAGCAGGCCGAGTTCGACTTCAAGCGGCAATCCGATCTGGTGGCGCGCCAGGCGGTGTCGCAGGCGACGCTCGATACGTCGACCTCGAACCGCGACAACGCGCAGGCCAATCTGCAGCAGGCCCAGGCCAATACCCGGATCGCCGAGGTCAACTACGGCTATACCAAGGTCGCGGCCCCCTTCGACGGCATCGTCAGCGCGCATCTCGTTTCGATCGGCGAGCTGGTCGGCGTCGCCTCGCCGACGCAGCTTGCGACCATCGTGACGCTCGACCCGATCTATGTGAACTTCACCGTCAATGAGCGCGATGTGCTGCGGGTGCGCGAGGAGGCGCGGCGCCGCGGCCTCACCACTGCCGAGCTCAAGACGCTGCCGCTCGAAGTCGGCTTGCAGACCGAGACCGGCTATCCGCACCAGGGCAAGCTCGATTATGCCGCGCCGACCGTCAACCAGTCGACCGGAACGCTCGCGGTGCGCGGCATCCTCCCCAATCCCGATCGCGTGCTGCTGCCCGGCTATTTCGTGCGCGTCCGTGTTCCTTTCGAGAAGCAGCAGAATGCGCTGCTCGTGCCCGATACCGCGCTCGGGGCCGACCAGAGCGGCCGCTACGTGCTGGTGGTGAACGGCGACAATGTCGTTACACAGCGCAAGGTCGAAACTGGCCAGCTCGAAGGCGAGCTGCGCGTGATCGAGAGCGGACTGAAGGCAGACGATCGCGTGGTGATTGCCGGCCTGTTGCGCGCCATTCCCGGACAGAAAGTCGATCCGCAGCTCAAGACCATCGAACAGCCGCCGCAACCCGCCAAATAGGGACCGGGCATGATATCGAAATTCTTCATCGAGCGGCCGGTCCTTTCCAACGTCATCGCGCTCCTGATGATCCTGATCGGCGCGGTGGCGCTGTTCAACCTCGCGGTCGCGCAATATCCGGACGTGGTGCCCCCGACCGTGCAGGTCACCACCCGCTATCCCGGCGCCAGCGCCAAGACCGTGATCGACACCGTGGCGCTGCCGATCGAGCAGCAGGTCAACGGCGTCGAGGACATGCTGTACATGCAGTCCTACAGCGGCGCCGACGGCACCTATTCGCTCACCGTGACATTCAAGATCGGCACCGACCTCAACTTCGCGCAGGTGCTGGTGCAGAACCGCGTTTCCAGCGCGCTGGCGCAGCTGCCGCAGGCGGTGCAGAACCAGGGCGTGACGGTGCAGAAGAAGTCGACGTCGATCCTGCTGTTCGTGACGCTGACCTCGCCGGACGCGACCTATGACAGCCTCTATCTGAGCAACTACGCGACCATCAATCTGCGCGACGAGCTGTCGCGGCTGCCCGGCGTCGGCAACGTCACCGTGTTCGGCGCCGGCCAGTATTCGATGCGGATCTGGCTCGATCCGGACAAGCTGCAGGTGCTCGCGCTGATGCCGCAGGACGTGATCCAGGCGATCCAGCAGCAGAGCCAGCAGGTCACCGCCGGCCAGGTCGGCAGCCCGCCGACGCCGCCGGGCCAGGCCTTCCAGTACACGCTCAATGTCGCCGGCCGGCTCGACGAGCCCGCGCAGTTCGAGAACATCATCGTCAAGACCGGCAGCAATGGCGACGTCACGCGGGTGCGCGATGTCGGCCGCGTCGAGCTGGGCGCGCAGACCTACAGCCAGATCTTCTCGCTCAACAAGCAGCCCGCCACCGGCATCGGCGTATTCCAGTCGCCGGGCGCCAACGCGCTTCAGGTCGAGCAGGCGGTCGAGAAGAAGATGGCCGAGCTTGCGAAGGCATTCCCGCCCGGCATCAAATACGACACGCCGTTCGACACCACCAAATTCGTCAACGCCTCGATCCACGAGGTCTACAAGACGCTGATCGAGGCCGGCGTGCTCGTGCTGGTGGTGATCCTGGTCTTCCTGCAGGACTGGCGCGCCATGCTGGTGCCGGCGACCACCGTGCCGGTGACCATCATCGGCGCCTTTGCGGCGATGGCCGCGCTCGGCTTCACCATCAACCTCTCGACGCTGTTTGCGATCGTGCTCGCGATCGGCATCGTGGTCGACGACGCCATCGTCGTGGTCGAGGGCGCCGCGCACAACATCGAGCAGGGCATGTCCGGCCACGACGCCGCGATCAAGGCGATGGACCAGCTGTTCGCGCCGATCGTCGGCATCACGCTGGTGCTGGTGTCGGTGTTCCTGCCGGCGGCGTTCCTGCCGGGCCTCACGGGGCGCATCTACGCGCAGTTCGCACTGGTGATCGCGGCGACTGCGCTCTTGTCCGCCATCAACGCAGCGACGCTGAAGCCGACGCAATGCGCGCTGTGGCTGCGCCGCCCGGTGCCGCCCGAACAGCGCAACTGGTTCTACCGCGGCTTCAACAGCGTCTATGACCGGGTGGAGCGCGGCTATACGCGGCTGATCGGCCACATCGCCGGGCACAGCACGGTTTCCGTGATCGTGGCGCTGATCCTGATCGGGATCGGCGGCTACGGGCTGTCGCGGGTGCCGACCGGATTCCTGCCGATCGAGGACCAGGGCTACCTGATCGCGGCGGTGCAACTGCCCGACGGCGCCGCGCTCGACCGCACCCAGAACGTGCTCGACCAGGTCAGCGAGATCGTCGGCAAGGCGCCCGGCGTCGCGCAGGTCGTCACCATTGCCGGCATCTCGGCGCTCGACAACAGCGCCAGCCTCGCCAACGCCGGCGTCGCCTACGTCGTGCTGAAGGACTGGGAGGCGCGCGGGCCGGGCGAGGATCTGCGCTCGCTGGTGATCGGGCTGAACCAGAAGGTTGCTTCGATCCTCGAGGCGCGCACGCTGATCCTGCCGCCGCCGCCGATCCAGGGCATCGGCAACGCCGCCGGCTTTGCCATGCAGCTCGAGCTGCGCGACGGCAACAGCGACTTCGGCAAGCTGCAGGCGATCACCAATGCGGTCGTCGAAAGCGCCCAGAGCCAGAG
This genomic interval from Bradyrhizobium sp. NP1 contains the following:
- a CDS encoding VOC family protein produces the protein MIPIDQLRYVRLGTRDMEASIDFAARILGLQQVDRSDQAVYFRSDFRDHTLAFFPGDPSERCVGLEIHGEAQWESALAELARREIDVTIGASEECAARKVRAFAGFRDPGGNAIELVLRPLHSGWRYFPARDAGIVGLSGVALGASDVPSCETFWTTLFNGRVSDWVGDAAFLRFDNAHHRLAYYPSNARGILAVEFAVENVDLLMQNSYFLQSSQVRIVHGPGRRPTSNQIFVTFAGPEETLFSFVTEGDEIADEKAHRPRQFPRRQSSFCAWGSESEVPEFR
- a CDS encoding VOC family protein, which produces MIRLLDVSYVRLGTRDLDAATTFATDFLGLEISTHGRGFAHFKSDAREHTLCYVDGDPADQSVGFEIGDAGDLDAAAAELDRLGHAVRLGTAGEADARHVRRFIAFKDPSGNAIELVWRPAHSGRRYHGSRDAGITGFSHVGLCSSDVVRDERFWTTVCNARVSDRIGDAPLLRIDEVHHAIALFPSDRPGIQHVNHQVETGDDVMRSYRFLAERGVPMVFGPGRHPSSSARFLYFEGPDGMVFEYSSGVKSIADELLYRERQFPFEPKGFCHWGAKPRIRQFQQ
- a CDS encoding LysR family transcriptional regulator, with translation MFDWNDLRHFLAVARHGSTLAAAKSLHVSQSTVHRRLVELERRIGRPVMIRHATGYRLTEFGVELRPLAEQVEQAVASFERHLIAANDTPAGSIRVTCPESIGYRLIRSTLIEQFHSRYPGLRVELVMSDHFLDLAKGEADIAIRAGVTNEVALVGRKIADVPWALYGSRAYLERHGRIERVEDVAHHALIEFDGDIKDHHAAKWLRSIAPSARVVARSNTVPGLLMSVKSGAGLAPLPMPLAAKEEDLECMLGPLPGLYSPIYLLTHPELRQMPRIRSFFDFIGAEIDQVRAVLINGK
- a CDS encoding ABC transporter substrate-binding protein, which translates into the protein MPRKSFNLFAIFAIAGLGAFYCGQAAAQESIRIGLVMPLTGVLGPVGKQAVAGARLYMAQHGDTVAGRKVELIVRDDASVPDNAKRIAQEMIVTDKVAVLGAGLTPSVLAMAPLVTESKTATVVMVSGTSIVTERSPYFVRTSWTHAQQASVLANWAAQNGAKRVTIISSDWAPGHEASGVFANTFTKAGGTIVETLKVPLANPDFAPFLQRARDGNPDTLFVFVPASQAAILAKQFVERGLDKSGIRLIGPGDIADDEDLPGMSDAMAGTVTAGFYSAYHPSQMNRDYVAAFKKANSGVRPNFISVSAYDGMHLIYNALGKTQGRTDGTALVEAMKGMAWESPRGPMSIDARTRDVVHDIYIRRVEKVDGALYSVEFATFEAVSDPTKLANN
- a CDS encoding ABC transporter substrate-binding protein; its protein translation is MTAVPASADSLKEEIAPTGKLRVAIAISPAGGAFWSTKTDSGGYAGVPVELGKEMAAQLGVPVEYVVHQNSGQITDAAGKGSWDVTFLPKDPERETKMSFGPIYEVADATYIIKAGSPITNFAALDQAGVKVAAVNNTTTMRGAQAHLKNAVVTGYQTYDEIFSLLKNGEIDAFALSRDQLNAMAKKIPGTRVLDETFKKTVTAVAVPLNHPQSLAFVTKFMTDARTNGVLRKAYDNNGLKDSPIRTE
- a CDS encoding multidrug efflux RND transporter permease subunit; its protein translation is MISKFFIERPVLSNVIALLMILIGAVALFNLAVAQYPDVVPPTVQVTTRYPGASAKTVIDTVALPIEQQVNGVEDMLYMQSYSGADGTYSLTVTFKIGTDLNFAQVLVQNRVSSALAQLPQAVQNQGVTVQKKSTSILLFVTLTSPDATYDSLYLSNYATINLRDELSRLPGVGNVTVFGAGQYSMRIWLDPDKLQVLALMPQDVIQAIQQQSQQVTAGQVGSPPTPPGQAFQYTLNVAGRLDEPAQFENIIVKTGSNGDVTRVRDVGRVELGAQTYSQIFSLNKQPATGIGVFQSPGANALQVEQAVEKKMAELAKAFPPGIKYDTPFDTTKFVNASIHEVYKTLIEAGVLVLVVILVFLQDWRAMLVPATTVPVTIIGAFAAMAALGFTINLSTLFAIVLAIGIVVDDAIVVVEGAAHNIEQGMSGHDAAIKAMDQLFAPIVGITLVLVSVFLPAAFLPGLTGRIYAQFALVIAATALLSAINAATLKPTQCALWLRRPVPPEQRNWFYRGFNSVYDRVERGYTRLIGHIAGHSTVSVIVALILIGIGGYGLSRVPTGFLPIEDQGYLIAAVQLPDGAALDRTQNVLDQVSEIVGKAPGVAQVVTIAGISALDNSASLANAGVAYVVLKDWEARGPGEDLRSLVIGLNQKVASILEARTLILPPPPIQGIGNAAGFAMQLELRDGNSDFGKLQAITNAVVESAQSQSALQRVSSPFRAMVPQFDIEIDRVKTQTLYVTTDQVFSTLASYLGSSYVNQFNKFGRVFQVYAQADSKFRLTTRDIANLMVRNQQGNMVPLGTVAKITPSVGPALISLYNLYPSSTIVGLPAQGYSSGQSLQLMEEIAAKTLPPGTGYDWTAMSYQEKAVSNQIYYVFGLAMLLVYLVLAGQYESWYAPISVILAVPLSLLGPMLVLEALKIDNNLYVQIGLILLIALSAKNAILIVEVALEHHVHDGRPVLESAIEAARARFRPILMTSFAFILGVVPLVLATGAGASARKSIGITVFSGMLASTCLAVLFVPAFFVVVQRFENWRAARKNRAPTVHPVSRA
- a CDS encoding efflux RND transporter periplasmic adaptor subunit, translated to MLATTLLGACEQNSFVPPPPPKVDVATPLQRAVTRYLDATGNTAPIRSVDLVARVQGFLQSIDYQDGSFVKEGTTLFTIEPETYKLKLDQAQAAEAGAQASLKQAEFDFKRQSDLVARQAVSQATLDTSTSNRDNAQANLQQAQANTRIAEVNYGYTKVAAPFDGIVSAHLVSIGELVGVASPTQLATIVTLDPIYVNFTVNERDVLRVREEARRRGLTTAELKTLPLEVGLQTETGYPHQGKLDYAAPTVNQSTGTLAVRGILPNPDRVLLPGYFVRVRVPFEKQQNALLVPDTALGADQSGRYVLVVNGDNVVTQRKVETGQLEGELRVIESGLKADDRVVIAGLLRAIPGQKVDPQLKTIEQPPQPAK